Below is a genomic region from Flammeovirgaceae bacterium SG7u.111.
AATCATTGAGGATGATCAATTTGCATTTGCCCCAGGGCTTTATTTCCAAGGAGACCTTGAAATCCATGATACTGAAGAATACCTCGATTTTAAAGGGCAAGCCAGCCTAGCCCTTGATAGAGATGAAAACGACTGGTTCGATTATACATCCAACGATGCCAATACCCATGGGGTCATCAATATTGATGAAAACCTTCAGGTTTCAGGTTACCCTACCAAGCTGAAAACAGGTTTGTTCTTTTCTAAAATAGACCGTGAACCCTATATTGCTATGGTGCAGTTTAAGCGTGAGTGGGCTGCTGACCGCTCTTTGTTTCAAGCTAGAGGAGAGCTTTCTTATAGCGATTCATCCAACACTTATAGGATAGCACCTCAACAGCTCAGAGATGAAGAGACCCAAAAGGGGCATGATTTTGTCTATGAGCACAAGCCTGAAACGGCAACTTTCTCGGGCGAATTGCAATTTGTACTTCCCGTGGAAGACCAATACACGGTAAAAGCAGCGGGTACTGGTTTTGCTAAAACAGAGGAAAAAGATTTTCAAATAAATGCGAGTGTACTGATTGAGTTTAATGGCGATGGACCAGTGATGGAAACCATGGCCGAAGACCTAGCTGACAATACCTCTAGCACTGAAGGAGCTATTGAAAACGAAGAAAAATTTGCCAATAAAATAGCCCAAATGCTTCCCGAAAAAAGTGTGTTTGAGTTTTTGGATAGGTTTGCCGATGGAAGTGCGACCATTAGCGATTATTTTAATACCGGTATTTTCTTGACCAATGTCGATTTCAAATGGTCTGATGAAATGAAGGCTTTTTACAATGAAGGCACAGTTGGGCTTGGAGGTGTATTCAAGAAAGAAATCGACACGCAAATAGATGCGTATATTGAAATTCCGAAAGCTGAATCAGATAATGCGTTTAATGTCTTTTTAATGGACAGCGAGGAAATGTGGTACTATTTTAACTTTGACAAAACAGGTATCCGTGCAGTTTCATCTAACGATATTTTCAACCTTGATCTCTCTAAAAACTCAAACGGCTTAGTCAAATTGGCCGAGATAGATGAGATGTTAGGGTATGTGAGTAGTTTTCGAATGAACTATTTAGGAATTGAGGAGATGCTCGACTTGGTTATACCTACTGGAGATATAGACCCGTATGCCAATACTGGAGGAGATTTTGGTGACGATCCATTTGGTGATATTTCTGAAGAAGGAGATGTAGCGCCAGTTGAAGAAGAAGAAGCCGAAGAAGAGGAAGATGATGATGGGTTTTAGGCTTTCTCAATAAATCTTGTTAAGTTTCATCTTGGCAATAACCTACAAAGTTTTATAAAAAAGATAGAATTTTAAATAAATTGACTGAACAATGGTACCAGTAAAAAAAACAGCTTTGTTTTTTATGCTAGTGTGTTGCTTCGCCTTTGTTGCAACGGATGCATTTTCCCAAAAAAAGGACAGAAAAAAGAAGAAAGCCGAGCGCAAGGAAGAACTTACCGCTTCAGATACAGTAACTTTTACAACTTCGGATGATTTTAAGCCAACTCTTGAAATTAACCCTGGTGCTATTGAAGAGGAGAAAAAGCCCAAAAAGAAAAGGCGGAAAAAAAAGGTTTTCTATGGGCTGAAAACCAAGGTGAGATACTTTAAAGAGATAAGAAATAATTCTACAATAGTTATCAAAGTACATGTACTCAAGGAGTATGTAGCTCCAAACCCTTACATGCGTACGGTTTCTTACTATAGTGAAGATAAAAGGCGTCCGGCAAGCACAACTAAGTATAAACCCGAATACGGCATGCCCTTGCACGGTACTTATGAAAGAAGGGTGAATGGTGTGCTTACTGAAAAAGGGATTTACTACGTAGGGGGCAGACACGGGAGATGGGAAACATACGGTAGGGACCAGCTCCTCAGAGATAAAAAGAAGTATTACAGAGGTTTTCCAAAAGATTCAAAAATCACATATTACGATATAGAGAGCACTAAAATAAAAGAAGTTATTCCTATTCAGTATGGCAAAAAAGAAGGGTGGTACTTAAAGTATTATGAAAATGGAAAACTGGCTGTAGTTGGTCAGTATGTAGATGATATAAAAGTGGGTACTTGGCTTGAGTATTACAATAAAGAAGGCGACAGGGGGCGTGAGAAAAAGGAAACTGTTTATGTAAATCGAAATCGCCCTTATGATGAAGAGTTTGAGCCCTATGTATCGAGAGAATGGGACGAAAAGGGAAAAAAAATTGTTGACAACAGGAAAAAGAAGCGTGGACGTTAGGCAAAGTAGGTGATGTGAATCTCAGATTAAATTCACTATTTTTGCAAAACGTTTGGAATCAGTGATAAGCACCGGAAATCTGGTGCTTTCTAAATACAGAGAGATATGTTAGATAAATTAGAAGAAATAAAAAATCGGTTTGATGAGGTGAGCGAACTTATCGTTCAGCCCGAAGCTATAGCCGATATGAAGCAATATGCCAAGCTTAATAAAGAATATAAAGACTTGGATAAAATTGTGAAAGAGTATTTTAAGTACAAAGAAGTACTTGAAAATATTGATAATACCAAAGCGATCATTTCCACCGAAAAAGACGAAGAGTTTAGGGAAATGGCAAAGGAGGAACTCGACGGGTTTCTTGAGCAGAAAAAAGAGTTAGAAGGGGATATAAAAACCATGCTTATTCCCAAAGATCCTAATGATAGCAAAGATGTTATTTTGGAAATTAGGGCTGGAGCCGGAGGAGACGAAGCTGCAATTTTTGCAGGTGATATCTATAGGATGTACCAGCGTTTTGCTGAAAGGATGAACTGGAAAATGAGTCTAATGGACTTTACCGATGGTACGTCTGGCGGCTTTAAAGAGATCATTACTTCTATTTCAGGTGAAGATGTGTACGGAAAGCTCAAGTTTGAGTCTGGGGTGCACAGGGTGCAACGAGTACCGGCTACAGAAACTCAAGGAAGGGTTCATACTTCTGCAGCGTCGGTTGCGGTTCTGCCCGAAATGGAAGATGTTGATGTACAAATCAATATGGGAGATGTCAAAAAAGAGATTTTCTGTGCGTCGGGTCCAGGTGGTCAGTCGGTAAATACTACCTACTCTGCTGTAAGGTTAACCCATATTCCTTCAGGTATAGTGGCTTCTTGCCAAGATCAAAAGTCTCAGATCAAGAATATGGAAAAAGCTTTGAACGTACTTCGTTCAAGAATTTATGAAATGGAGCTTGAAAAACACAATGCTGAAGTAGGTGCGCAGCGTAAATCAATGGTAGGTAGTGGCGATAGGTCTGACAAGATCAGAACCTATAATTATCCACAAAGTAGGGTAACTGACCATCGAATTGGATTTACGGTTTATAACCTGACTGCGGTGGTAGATGGTGATATCGGAGAGTTTATTGAGAAACTCAGAATCGCTGATAATGCGGAAAAGATGAAAGAAGGTACAATGGCTTAAAAAAGCTTATTCCTAATAAAATAGAGGCCACCCTATCATTTTAAATAGGCTGGCCTTTTTTAGTTGATTTTGGGTCTAAGGAATTTCTAGTAAACTAGTGAGTAGCTTCGTAAGTAGCTGAAGCTTTATCTGCGGTGCTTGGTGTTGCCGCTTTTGATTTAAGACCAAGGAATGTAAGTAAGATGAAGGCGAAAGCAAATGCGAGTGAACGTAATTTCATTGATTTCATGATAGACTTATTTAAATGTTTGACTAGAGGTTTTGAACACTTTAATACTAATTATATGCCACTAATTGTTAAGTTATTGATATATAGTCATTTAGTAGTGTTTTAGCATATACCGTTCACATAAAAAAATGTACGCTTTTACACAGGGGTGTTCATAAACGAACAAATTTTTTGGTGAAATAATTAAATTTTATCATCGTAGAATTATACTAATTTTGTCATAGTGAAAGCTTACCACGAGGGAGGCTTACAATAGTTGAAAGTAAAAACAGTAAAACTACATCTCATGAAAGTTGCCATCATTAAGTACAATGCAGGAAATATTCAGTCTGTCATTTATGCTCTGAACCGTTTGGGTATAGAGCCAGTGGTAACTGACAACCATGAGGAAATCAGAAATGCTGATAAAGTAATTTTCCCAGGTGTAGGAGAAGCTAATTCTGCTATGCGAAGCGTGGAAAGTAAAGGGCTTGATAAACTTATAATTGGTTTAAAGCAGCCTGTGTTTGGCATCTGTGTAGGGCTTCAGTTGCTATGCAGATATTCCGAAGAGAATGATACCAAATGTTTGGGGGTGTTTGATTTGGATGTGAAGAAGTTTCCTAACCAAAGCCAGAAAGTGCCTCAAATTGGTTGGAACAATATCAATGATTTCAAATCACCTCTTTTTAAAGGTGTTGAGGAAGACAAATATGTCTATTTTGTACACAGCTACTATGCTGAGCTAAGCGAGTACACTGCTGCCCAATCGGAATACGGTGTGAAATTTAGTGCTGCTTTGCAAAAAGATAACTTTTATGCTGCCCAGTTCCACCCCGAAAAAAGTAGCAGAACAGGAGCGAAGATTATCCAGAATTTTTTAGATATCTAATTGGTGCAATCTGCTCCTGCGTTTATGCAAAGCTTGCTATCTTCTGTTGAATAGTCGAATTCTACGTCAACAGGGATGGCAGGGCAATTTCCCGTAATACAAGTTTTAGCTTCAGCAGTGATGTTCACTTCAGGAGTTCCATCGGTGATTTTCATGGTCATGAAATAAGTAACAAAATAGGTTTCTGAGCCTATAAGTACTGCTTGGGTTGTTTTTCCTTCAAGTAAAATATTGCCCTCATTTGAAATTTCACCAGCAAGTAGCATACTTGGAATAAACTCGAACGGACTTTCATAAAGCCCGGAAAACTCAATTTCATCGAAGGTGGTGCTCAATATTGCTTCCGTGAAGTTAGCAGTAGTAATACCTTCTAGTTCTAAGTCGGCATTGCTGGAAATACTGTAAACCCAAAGTTGTACATTATTCCCATAGCTACCCTGAATAGCAACCGAATCGCTTTCTTTGTATTTCAGGTTCTCCAAAATAGGGTGGTCGAGCAATGTTTCTTGGTAAAGGTCAAAGGTATCGGCATAAATACCAGTGAAATCAATATGCTGAATTTGATCTTGCTTAGTCCAAACGGAAGTTGAAGTAGCCAAAGTGACTTGCTTACCTTGGCGAAGACTTTTGTCTGCATCGGCATAATATCCATGCGTATTTAGAATTGTATCAAGCAGCTCATATCCGTAGGTAAGCGTCCCATTAGTTCCTTGTTGGAATGTCTCACTTGTACCATCAAAGAAAGCTTGTGCGTCTTCTGAACCTTGTGGAGTAGCATCGATGACAGCAGTTCCCTCATTCAAAAAACTCATGTTTTCCACAGTGAAAGGCAAACTTCCGTCTACATATAAATGCCCCCTGAAGTTTTCAAAGACATCTAGTTGGTTACTTGGCTCAAAGGGGATAAGCCCACTGTAAGAAATGGCAAATTTGCCACCCTCTACTTCAACATATCTTAGGGAAATATCACCTGAATAAGCAATGAAAGGATCGTCAAAGGCAACGTAATACTCGTCGAAGCGGAAAGTGCCTTCTTCAGTAGTTAGTGTGGCAAACCCTCCATCAACAACGGCGTGCATATAGCATTGGCTGTCAGAAAGAGGGAGGGAATCAGGGTTGCTGAACATAATTCCTTGGTTCAGTTCCATATTTGCCCCAGATTCAGTTTCATTTATTATGTTGCTGAAAATACCTGTTTGAGGAAAGTTGGCGATGGCATAGCCCGACATAGAAGAAAAGCTGCTGTCGCTATCGGTAACTACATCAAAGTCGCCGTTGGTGAAATACACAATATCGCCTTCAGAATCTTTGAAATAAAGGCTGCCTTTTATTTGGGAGCTTCCTTTCGAAATCGCAATTCTATTCTGATTTACATAAAAGGTGATATCACAATTATTATCTGCATTTAGTGTAAACGGATAGCTTTCCAACTCTTCTCTTTCAAAGAGATCAAAGGGTTCGAAGTTGCCCAGGTCGCAGCCAGGCAAGGTGAGCCAGAGTAGAAATTGTGTGATTAGAAGAATTTTAAATTTCTTCATATTGATATGGCCTAATAAAAGGCTTAAATAGTTGGTGAAAAATTGTTCATCTGCCTGATATGTGCAAACATCAGGCAGAAAGTTCAATTCATCGAAAAAATTACTTTATTTTCCACACCCAAGTGCCATTGGCGCTGATATAGCCACTTTTCCCAAGTTTTTCTACGCTTAAAATAGTTGAGCCTTCGTGTTTGATCAGCTCGTTTTCAGGTTCCAGAAGTAGTTTTCCTTCTTTGTCGGCAAGTCCCGAAAAGTTTTCAAGCATCACGGCAAGTGAGCCATCGGGCAGCTCATAGACTTCGCTGTAAATAACTTCGCTCATGATGTTGCCACCTTTGTCTATCATCTTCCATTTCCCATCCACTATTTTTTTCCAGCTCACATCTTTCAACACCTGTCCATATTTCAACTTCTCCGACCTTCGAGCTCCATATTTTTCCAAATAGGCTTCTTTATTACCACGAGTAAAATTCAGCTTCACCTCATTGCCATCTACTTGGCGGGTAAGCTCCCAAATCTCACCTCTTTTGGCAAAAGCAATGTCACCTACATAGTTTGTGACCTCGTCGAACTTGGTAGGATATGCCGGAAGCCCATCGGGTTTGATATGATAAAAACCTCCTGTGCTTTCCACAATTGCCCGGTCGTTTTTAAAGCCGTCTATTACCTTTCCTTTCAACCCAAAGCTGCCAACTACAGCTCCTTTCTCATCTATAATTTGCTTGTCGTTTACAAAAGCAAAACCATTGCTAAAAGGGGCAGCTTTTTTAAACGATTGTTTGATGACCGATTTTCCAGTCTTGTCAATATAGCCCCAAAGGTTGCGTGAAAGTACCGCCGCTTTTCCGTCGCTAAAGCTCGCTGCAAGTTTGTAGGTGGCAGGAATTACTTCTGCTCCATTTTGATCTATAAACCCGAATTTTTGCTGGGTTCTATCTTTATTATACGCCTTTACCAAAGCGAGCCCGTCGCTAAATGGATGAATTTCTACATATGCATATTTGGTGAGCAACTTTCCAGTTTTGTCTGCCAAGGCGAGTTTGTCTGATTTTTTCACGACTGCCAAGCCATTTGCATCAAACTCTGTTTCGTAAACTAGCTTGTCTGATTTCGAAAAAGAACCAGCAGGCGCAGGTTCAAGAGAAGGCTTTTCTGAAAGCTCTTTCAGCGTTCCATTTTTTTCTACTAAGAAGTATTTCTCTTCTTTTTTCAATAGTTCGAAAAGCGTGTTTTCCCCTTCACCTATTGGGCGAATTCCATCGTATTCAAATGGGAGAACTACTTGGTTTTGAAGGTCGATAATTCCCCATTTTCCACCTTGGTTTGCTACTACGAGGCCATTGGTAATAGGCGAGGCAAAATCATATTTCAGTGGGATGATCGCTTTTCCTGTGTAGTCAATGTAGCCATATTTGCCTTTTTGGGCGGCTTTCGCCAAGCCTAGGCTATCCCTCCAAACCGTGTTGAAAGCGGTGTCTATGTAAGAATAAGTTGGAGGCAATACCTCTTGGGCATTGTAATCAATATAACCGATGTTTTTGCCGTCATACACCTTGGCTAAGCCCGCATTTTTACCCCAAATATTTTCAAAGCTATCAATACGTTCGTAGCTAGGTTCGAGTACGACCACGCCATTGTAGTTCACATAGCCTGTTTTTCCATCCTTCATTATTTTGGCGATACCTCGTTTGTTTTTCCAGATTTCTTCAAACCCAATAATATCACTGTATTCGGTAGTCAAAAGAACCTCCCCGTTTTCATTGATGTAGCCTTTCTGCTCAAAAAGCACTTTTTTGGCAAATTCACTTTGAAGCTGCTGCCTGCCTCTGCCCGTAAGCGCAATGCCATTTTCAAAATCTTCCAAGCCGTCAAGCTCTACAGATGCTGGGAACAAAACTTTTCCTTTTGTGCTTACCGCTCCCCATTTCCTGCCAACTCTCATGCGGGCTATTCCATTTTTGAAAGGGTAAATCATGCTGTATTCGAAGGGTAGCAATTGCTTGTTTTGCAAGTTTACCAAGCCCCACTTTCCGCTTTTCCCTCGCCCTTTTTTTACGATACATGCCCCCTCGGCTGGGACTTGAATGCCATCAAACATGAAAGGGAGCACCGCTTTTCCGTTGCCATCTATGCATCCAAACTTGCCGTTTTTGCGGGCAATGGCGTAGCCTTCGCTAAAGTCACTAATCACATCGTATTCAAAAGGAACAACAACATTTCCTTTTCCGTCTATTACGCCAAACTTGCCTCCACTTTTTGCCCAAGCCCTTCCTTTCTCAAATGCTCCTATGTTTGAAACAGACGATCCTCCAATTTCACTTATGATGTTTCCAGCCTTGTCTATCAGCCCGTCCCAAAGTGTATCTACGGTTACCCTTGCCAGCTCAGCTTCCTTAAAATCGGTGACCACCATGTCTTTGCAATTGCTTTTGAAAAGGATTTTCCCTTGCTTATGATCGATCAGGTAAGTGTAAATAGTTTCTTTCTCTCCTTTTTTCTCAGGTAAGAGGATCTCTCTTGCCATGCTCAAGCCTAGTTCATCGTCTATCCCTACATCGAAAAATTCTCTTTTGCCCAACAGGTTTTGCCCTACGCCATTTTCCAAATAGGTACGGTAATCGTGTTCCACCCAGCGAGGCTTGCGTGCTTCAGGGTTTGCCTTTAGTATAGCTATTCGCTCTTTTTTCAGCGCATTTTGCGTAGCAACATTTAGCGCTACTTGGTTTGGGTATTCGTTTTTCTCCAAGAGTTTTCCATCTTCCGAAATCTTTACTGCCGTAAGCGCATTGCCTTTTTTTGCCGTAATTACTCCTTGTTCTAAAGTGATGGCTTCGTACTGGGCTGAAAGCAAAATCTCTCCAAACTGGTTGTAAAGTCCTTTTTTTCCTCCTTTGGAAAACTCGGCATACACCGCCCCGTTCGGAATGGCTTTTATTTCATCATAATTATTTTCGAGCAAAACCTTTCCCTCAATGGAAGCAAGTCCGAATAGGTTGTTGGTATAGGTGCGGAGCAGGGTAGGGCTAAGTGGACTGATCAACTGGTAGTTGAGGGGGAGGACAACTTGGTTTTTTAAATCAACTAAACCACATTTCCCGTCTTCCCACACCACTGCAAACGGAACTTTCAAGAGCTTTACCTGTTCATAATTGGCAGGAATGACTTCCGTGCCCTTTCCATCTACCAAGCCACTTTTTCCATTATTTTGGAAAATAGCCAACC
It encodes:
- the prfA gene encoding peptide chain release factor 1 is translated as MLDKLEEIKNRFDEVSELIVQPEAIADMKQYAKLNKEYKDLDKIVKEYFKYKEVLENIDNTKAIISTEKDEEFREMAKEELDGFLEQKKELEGDIKTMLIPKDPNDSKDVILEIRAGAGGDEAAIFAGDIYRMYQRFAERMNWKMSLMDFTDGTSGGFKEIITSISGEDVYGKLKFESGVHRVQRVPATETQGRVHTSAASVAVLPEMEDVDVQINMGDVKKEIFCASGPGGQSVNTTYSAVRLTHIPSGIVASCQDQKSQIKNMEKALNVLRSRIYEMELEKHNAEVGAQRKSMVGSGDRSDKIRTYNYPQSRVTDHRIGFTVYNLTAVVDGDIGEFIEKLRIADNAEKMKEGTMA
- the hisH gene encoding imidazole glycerol phosphate synthase subunit HisH: MKVAIIKYNAGNIQSVIYALNRLGIEPVVTDNHEEIRNADKVIFPGVGEANSAMRSVESKGLDKLIIGLKQPVFGICVGLQLLCRYSEENDTKCLGVFDLDVKKFPNQSQKVPQIGWNNINDFKSPLFKGVEEDKYVYFVHSYYAELSEYTAAQSEYGVKFSAALQKDNFYAAQFHPEKSSRTGAKIIQNFLDI
- a CDS encoding WG repeat-containing protein — its product is MNPIHKNLFFTFFLLLISSFSFSQTLFPVREGGKWGAIGQEGKLVIPAKYEHLGSFGSHGLAIFQNNGKSGLVDGKGTEVIPANYEQVKLLKVPFAVVWEDGKCGLVDLKNQVVLPLNYQLISPLSPTLLRTYTNNLFGLASIEGKVLLENNYDEIKAIPNGAVYAEFSKGGKKGLYNQFGEILLSAQYEAITLEQGVITAKKGNALTAVKISEDGKLLEKNEYPNQVALNVATQNALKKERIAILKANPEARKPRWVEHDYRTYLENGVGQNLLGKREFFDVGIDDELGLSMAREILLPEKKGEKETIYTYLIDHKQGKILFKSNCKDMVVTDFKEAELARVTVDTLWDGLIDKAGNIISEIGGSSVSNIGAFEKGRAWAKSGGKFGVIDGKGNVVVPFEYDVISDFSEGYAIARKNGKFGCIDGNGKAVLPFMFDGIQVPAEGACIVKKGRGKSGKWGLVNLQNKQLLPFEYSMIYPFKNGIARMRVGRKWGAVSTKGKVLFPASVELDGLEDFENGIALTGRGRQQLQSEFAKKVLFEQKGYINENGEVLLTTEYSDIIGFEEIWKNKRGIAKIMKDGKTGYVNYNGVVVLEPSYERIDSFENIWGKNAGLAKVYDGKNIGYIDYNAQEVLPPTYSYIDTAFNTVWRDSLGLAKAAQKGKYGYIDYTGKAIIPLKYDFASPITNGLVVANQGGKWGIIDLQNQVVLPFEYDGIRPIGEGENTLFELLKKEEKYFLVEKNGTLKELSEKPSLEPAPAGSFSKSDKLVYETEFDANGLAVVKKSDKLALADKTGKLLTKYAYVEIHPFSDGLALVKAYNKDRTQQKFGFIDQNGAEVIPATYKLAASFSDGKAAVLSRNLWGYIDKTGKSVIKQSFKKAAPFSNGFAFVNDKQIIDEKGAVVGSFGLKGKVIDGFKNDRAIVESTGGFYHIKPDGLPAYPTKFDEVTNYVGDIAFAKRGEIWELTRQVDGNEVKLNFTRGNKEAYLEKYGARRSEKLKYGQVLKDVSWKKIVDGKWKMIDKGGNIMSEVIYSEVYELPDGSLAVMLENFSGLADKEGKLLLEPENELIKHEGSTILSVEKLGKSGYISANGTWVWKIK